From a region of the Apibacter sp. B3706 genome:
- a CDS encoding S24 family peptidase, with protein sequence MKNNTNFFERIAEIIKYKGFRSVHDFAINGLGYSSSEKLNRLKREGTKPSYDILEDIANKFDEINVNWLLTGRESMLKRGSVFPRGKEIITVPINVHRKTADPVREIQDVPLYDLEATAGLVELFKGTSSEAVLDRIRIPGIANCDGGVYVKGDSMYPLLKSGDIVLYKEITLDKIFWGEMYLLSIKIDDWSEYITVKFVQKSELGDNYIKLVSQNQHHQPKDMLMEHINAIALIRASIRLHN encoded by the coding sequence ATGAAAAATAACACAAATTTCTTTGAAAGAATAGCTGAGATCATTAAATATAAAGGATTTAGAAGTGTTCATGATTTTGCAATTAATGGGTTGGGATATAGTTCTTCGGAAAAATTAAACCGATTAAAAAGGGAAGGAACTAAACCTTCTTATGACATATTAGAAGATATTGCCAATAAGTTTGATGAAATAAATGTAAATTGGCTTCTTACCGGAAGAGAATCTATGTTAAAAAGAGGATCAGTATTTCCGAGAGGAAAAGAAATTATTACTGTTCCGATAAATGTGCACCGTAAAACGGCGGATCCTGTTAGAGAAATACAAGATGTCCCATTATATGATTTAGAAGCTACAGCCGGTTTGGTTGAGCTTTTTAAGGGGACTTCCAGTGAAGCGGTTCTGGATCGAATTCGTATACCGGGTATAGCTAATTGCGATGGAGGAGTATATGTGAAAGGAGATTCCATGTATCCATTACTGAAAAGTGGTGATATAGTATTATATAAAGAAATAACTTTAGATAAAATTTTTTGGGGAGAAATGTATTTACTATCTATAAAAATTGATGACTGGAGTGAATATATTACCGTTAAGTTTGTCCAAAAATCCGAATTAGGAGACAATTATATAAAGCTGGTTTCACAGAATCAACATCATCAGCCTAAAGATATGTTAATGGAGCATATAAATGCTATTGCTTTAATACGAGCAAGTATACGGTTGCATAATTAA